One region of Desmodus rotundus isolate HL8 chromosome 11, HLdesRot8A.1, whole genome shotgun sequence genomic DNA includes:
- the CUL7 gene encoding cullin-7 isoform X1: MVGELRYREFRVPLGPSLHAYPDELIRQRVGHDGHPEYQIRWLILRHEEDGEGDQADCKAEHILLWMSNDEIYANCHKMLGKDGHVVGPSQETAGEAGALDKSVLGEMETDVKSLIQRALRQLEECVGTVPPAPLLHTVHVLSAYASIEPLTGVFKDPRVLDLLMHMLSSPDYQIRWSAGRMMQALASHDAGTRTQILLSLSQQEAIEKHLDFDSRCALLALFAQATLSEHPMSFEGIQLPQVPGRLLFSLGKHYLYATSLLDQLNDSAAEPGGQNSSAPEELSGERGRLELEFSMAMGTLISELVQVMRWDWASSRQGPSARSSSSIFQPPLAGAGLGLPPAQAQDSLRRSRRFRPRSEFASGNTYALYVRDTLQPGMRVRMLDDYEEISAGDEGEFRQSNSGVPPVQVLWGSTGRTYWVHWHMLEILGFEEDVEDVVEADEYQGAVVSGAQGVALPSWRWKPMTELYATPYVLPEDEDTEENEHLTQAEWWELLFFIKKLDGPAHQEVLQILQENLDGEILDDEILAELAMPVELAQDLLLALLQRLDDSTLRDLLNCRVCRKYAPEALAGQPTYPSLLEAQAQPQESVDVARVKAEEPLTPCPSSPLRHLVEGHGPAGKLVLDLEQALSSEGTQESEIKSLLRRLQRQPQPFLVLMQSLDTPAANKALHLAVLRILTRLVDFPEALLLPWHEAMDACMACLRSADTDREVLQELIFFLHHLASVSRDYAVVLNQLGARDAISKALEKQLGKLDLAQELRDMVSKCEKHAHLYQKLTTNILGGCIQMVLGQIEDHRRTHRPINIPFFDVFLRYLCQGSSVEVKEDKCWEKVEVSSNPHRASKLTDCNPKTYWESNGSTGSHYITLHMQQGVLIRQLTLLVASEDSSYMPARVVVFGGDGTSSPTTELNSVNVMPSASRVTLLENLNRFWPVIQIRIKRCQQDGIDTRIRGLEVLGPKPTFWPVFREQLCRHTRLFYMVRAQAWSQDIVEDRRSLLHLSSRLNGALRQEQNFADLFLPDNEAAQALGKTCWEALVSPLVQNITSPDEDGISPLGWLLDQYLECREAAPNPQSRTAAFSSRVRHLTHLLVHVEPCEAPAVVGATPHPKGRNRSHDWSSLATRGLPSSILKNLTRCWQAVVEEQVNTFLTSHWQDDDFVPRYCEHFNKLQKSSSELFGPRAAFLLALQNGCAGALLKLPFLKAAHVSEQFARHIDQRIQGSRIGGARGMEMLVQLQRCLETVLIFSSLEMATTFEHYYQHYMADRLLSLGSSWLEGAVLEQIGPCFPSRLPQQMLQSLSTSEELQRQFHVYQLQRLDQELLKLEDTEKEIQLGHKASGKEHERECEEEAKGAGAAAAADVAEEGEENEDLYYEGAMPEVSVLVLSPRCWPIASICHTLNPRTCLPSYLRGTLNRYSNFYDKSQSYPTVEQIPQRRLQWTWLGRAELQFGDQTLHVSTVQMWLLLYLNDFKEVSIESMLALSGLSPEMLNQAVGLLTSSRGPLDLHEQKDVPGGVLRIRDDSEEPRPRRGSVWLIPPQTYLKAEDEDGQDLEKRRNLLNCLVVRILKARGEQGLHIDQLVYLVLEAWQKGPCPPRGLVSSLGRGSACSSSDVLSSILHLLGKGTGPTCSSATSLQHFTSKELTNCGPTTWRVPVCHPVPVLPGVLSTQSSPTLRLWLGWFALIQPSREQS; encoded by the exons ATGGTGGGGGAACTCCGCTACAGGGAATTCAGAGTGCCCCTGGGGCCCAGCTTGCATGCCTATCCTGATGAGCTGATCCGCCAGCGAGTGGGCCACGATGGGCATCCTGAGTACCAGATCCGCTGGCTTATCCTGAGACATGAGGAGGATGGGGAAGGAGATCAAGCGGACTGCAAAGCTGAGCACATCCTGCTGTGGATGTCCAATGATGAGATCTATGCCAACTGCCACAAGATGCTGGGCAAGGATGGCCACGTTGTCGGGCCCTCCCAGGAgactgcaggggaggctggggctcTGGACAAATCTGTGCTGGGGGAGATGGAAACGGATGTGAAGTCCCTGATTCAGAGGGCCCTTCGGCAGCTGGAGGAGTGTGTGGGCACTGTCCCGCCTGCTCCTCTGCTCCACACTGTCCATGTGCTCAGCGCCTATGCCAGCATCGAGCCCCTCACTGGGGTCTTCAAAGACCCAAGGGTCCTGGACTTGCTCATGCACATGTTGAGTAGTCCCGATTATCAGATTCGCTGGAGCGCAGGCCGGATGATGCAAGCCCTGGCCTCTCACGATGCTG GGACCCGGACCCAGATCCTTCTGTCACTGAGCCAGCAAGAGGCCATTGAAAAACACCTGGATTTTGACAGCCGCTGTGCTCTTCTGGCTTTGTTTGCACAGGCCACACTCTCTGAACACCCCATGTCCTTCGAGGGCATTCAGCTGCCACAG GTCCCAGGAAGACTACTCTTCTCCCTGGGGAAGCACTATTTGTACGCTACCTCTCTCCTGGACCAACTGAATGACAGTGCTGCAGAACCAGGAGGCCAGAACAGCTCTGCTCCCGAGGAgttgagtggggagaggggtcgcCTGGAGCTGGAGTTCAGCATGGCCAtgggcaccctgatctcagagcTGGTGCAGGTCATGCGCTGGGACTGGGCCTCAAGCAGACAGGGGCCCTCGGCGCGGTCCTCCAGTTCCATCTTCCAGCCCCCGCTGGCAGGTGCAGGCCTCGGGCTGCCACCCGCCCAGGCCCAGGACTCCCTCAGGAGGTCAAGGCGGTTTCGCCCTCGCTCTGAGTTCGCAAGTGGCAACACCTACGCCTTGTATGTGCGGGATACACTGCAGCCCGGGATGCGAGTGCGGATGCTGGACGATTATGAGGAGATCAGTGCCGGGGACGAGGGCGAGTTCCGGCAGAGCAACAGTGGCGTGCCCCCCGTGCAG GTGCTGTGGGGATCGACAGGCCGCACCTATTGGGTACACTGGCACATGCTGGAGATTCTGGGTTTTGAAGAAGACGTCGAGGACGTGGTTGAGGCCGACGAGTACCAGGGGGCAGTGGTCAGTGGAGCCCAGGGTGTAG CCCTGCCCTCCTGGCGGTGGAAGCCCATGACAGAGCTCTACGCCACGCCCTACGTGCTACCTGaggatgaggacactgaggagaATGAACACCTGACCCAGGCTGAGTGGTGGGAGCTCCTCTTCTTCATCAAGAAGCTGGATGGACCTGCCCATCAGGAGGTTCTCCAGATCCTCCAGGAGAACCTGGATGGGGAG ATTCTGGATGACGAGATCCTGGCTGAGCTGGCCATGCCTGTGGAGTTGGCTCAGGACCTGTTGCTGGCTCTGCTACAGCGACTCGATGACAGCACTCTCAGGGACCTGCTTAACTGCCGTGTCTGCAGGAAATACGCGCCAGAGGCCCTGGCAGGGCAGCCAACTTACCCGTCTCTGCTGGAAGCCCAGGCTCAGCCTCAGGAATCAGTAGATGTGGCCAGAGTGAAAG CAGAGGAGCCCCTGACGCCGTGCCCTAGCAGTCCCCTGCGACATCTGGTGGAGGGGCATGGGCCAGCTGGGAAACTTGTGCTGGATCTGGAGCAAGCCCTCAGCTCCGAGGGGACCCAGGAGAGCGAGATCAAGTCACTGCTGCGGAGGCTGCAGCGGcagccccagcccttcctggTGCTGATGCAGAGCCTGGACACTCCAGCGGCCAACAAGGCCCTGCACCTGGCCGTTCTGAG aATCCTGACGCGGTTGGTGGACTTCCCCGAAGCACTGCTGCTCCCCTGGCACGAGGCGATGGATGCCTGCATGGCCTGCCTGCGGTCCGCGGACACAGACCGGGAG GTACTCCAGGAACTGATCTTCTTCCTGCACCACCTGGCCTCGGTGAGCAGGGACTATGCCGTGGTGCTGAATCAGCTGGGAGCCCGAGATGCCATCTCCAAGGCCCTGGAAAAGCAGCTGGGAAAGCTGGACCTGGCTCAGGAGCTGCGGGACATGGTGTCCAAGTGTGAGAAGCATGCCCACCTCTATCAGAAACTCACCACCAACATCCTGGGAGGCTGCATCCAG ATGGTGCTGGGTCAGATCGAAGACCACAGACGGACCCACCGACCCATCAACATCCCCTTCTTTGACGTGTTCCTCAGATATCTGTGCCAGG gCTCCAGTGTGGAAGTGAAGGAGGACAAGTGCTGGGAGAAGGTGGAGGTGTCCTCCAACCCGCACCGGGCCAGCAAGCTGACGGACTGCAACCCCAAGACCTACTGGGAGTCCAACGGCAGCACCGGCTCCCACTACATCACCCTGCACATGCAGCAGGGCGTCCTCATCAG gcagctgactctGCTGGTGGCTAGTGAAGACTCGAGCTACATGCCggccagggtggtggtgttcgGGGGCGACGGCACCAGCTCTCCTACCACAGAACTCAACTCG GTGAATGTGATGCCCTCCGCCAGCCGGGTGACCCTCCTGGAGAACCTGAACCGCTTCTGGCCCGTCATCCAGATTCGCATAAAGCGCTGCCAGCAG GATGGTATCGACACGCGCATTCGAGGGCTGGAGGTCCTGGGCCCCAAACCCACGTTCTGGCCAGTGTTCCGGGAGCAGCTGTGTCGCCACACACGCCTCTTCTACATGGTTCGGGCACAGGCCTGGAGCCAGGACATAGTGGAGGACCGCAGGAGCCTCCTGCACCTGAGTTCCAG ACTCAATGGGGCTCTGCGCCAGGAGCAGAACTTTGCCGATCTCTTCCTCCCTGACAACGAAGCGGCCCAAGCACTGGGCAAGACCTGCTGGGAGGCCCTGGTCAGCCCCCTGGTGCAGAACATCACCTCCCCTG ATGAGGATGGCATCAGCCCTCTGGGCTGGCTGCTGGACCAGTACCTGGAGTGTCGCGAGGCTGCTCCCAACCCCCAGAGCCGCACGGCAGCCTTctcctcaagggtgcgtcacctCACCCACCTGCTGGTGCACGTGGAGCCCTGTGAGGCGCCTGCCGTGGTGGGGGCCACTCCTCATCCCA agggcagaaacAGAAGCCACGACTGGAGCTCCCTGGCTACTCGGGGGCTTCCCAGTAGCATCCTGAAAAACCTGACCCGCTGTTGGCAGGCTGTGGTGGaggagcag gtGAACACTTTTCTGACCTCACACTGGCAGGACGATGACTTCGTGCCGCGCTACTGCGAACACTTCAATAAGCTGCAGAAGTCGAGCTCTGAGCTGTTCGGGCCACGGGCGGCTTTCTTGCTGGCGCTGCAGAACGGCTGTGCTGGGGCCTTGCTGAAGCTCCCTTTTCTCAAAGCTGCTCAT GTGAGTGAGCAGTTTGCCCGGCACATCGACCAGCGGATCCAGGGCAGCCGGATTGGTGGGGCCCGGGGGATGGAGATGTTAGTGCAATTGCAGCGGTGCCTAGAAACTGTCCTGATTTTCTCCAGCCTGGAGATGGCCACCACATTCGAGCATTACTACCA GCACTACATGGCGGACCGTCTCCTGAGCCTGGGGTCCAGCTGGCTGGAGGGGGCCGTGCTGGAGCAGATCGGTCCCTGCTTCCCCAGCCGCCTCCCCCAGCAGATGCTGCAGAGCCTGAGCACCTCCGAGGAGCTGCAGCGCCAGTTCCACGTCTACCAGCTCCAGCGGCTCGATCAGGAACTCCTGAAGCtggaggacacagagaaagaaatacag CTGGGCCATAAGGCCAGTGGCAAGGAGCATGAGAGAGAGTGTGAAGAGGAAGCCAAGGGAGCTGGAGCAGCAGCGGCCGCAGATGTGgcggaagaaggggaggagaacgAGGACCTCTACTATGAGGGGGCAATGCCAGAAGTGTCTGTGCTAGTCTTGTCACCACGCTGCTGGCCCATTGCCTCCATCTGCCACACACTGAACCCCCGAACCTGCCTGCCCTCCTACCTGAGGGGCACTTTGAACCGATACTCCAACTTCTACGACAAGA GTCAGAGCTACCCCACCGTAGAGCAGATCCCACAGAGGCGGCTGCAGTGGACGTGGCTGGGCCGGGCTGAGCTGCAGTTTGGGGACCAGACCCTGCACGTGTCCACCGTGCAGATGTGGCTGCTGCTGTATCTCAATGACTTCAAG GAAGTCTCCATAGAAAGTATGCTGGCGCTCTCAGGGCTCTCTCCAGAGATGCTGAATCAGGCAGTTGGGCTCCTCACCTCTTCGAGAGGCCCCCTGGACCTTCATGAGCAAAAGGATGTCCCAGGAG GTGTGCTCAGGATTCGAGATGACAGCGaggagcccaggcccaggagggGCAGTGTGTGGCTCATCCCACCTCAGACCTACCTGAAAGCTGAAGATGAAGATGGCCAGGACCTGGAGAAGAGACGGAACCTTCTGAACTGCCTCGTTGTCCGAATCCTCAAGGCCCGGGGGGAGCAGGGGCTGCACATCGATCAGCTTGTCTATCTG GTGCTGGAGGCTTGGCAGAAGGGCCCATGTCCTCCCAGGGGTTTGGtcagcagcctggggagggggtcTGCCTGCAGCAGTAGCGATGTCCTGTCCTCCATCCTGCACCTCCTGGGCAAGGGCACG GGACCTACCTGCTCATCTGCAACAAGTCTCCAGCATTTCACAAGCAAAGAACTCACCAACTGTGGCCCCACAACTTGGCGTGTTCCTGTCTGCCATCCAGTTCCTGTGTTGCCTGGTGTCCTTAGCACACAATCTAGCCCCACCCTCAGACTCTGGCTTGGCTGGTTTGCCCTCATTCAGCCATCCAGGGAGCAGTCTTGA
- the CUL7 gene encoding cullin-7 isoform X3, which translates to MVGELRYREFRVPLGPSLHAYPDELIRQRVGHDGHPEYQIRWLILRHEEDGEGDQADCKAEHILLWMSNDEIYANCHKMLGKDGHVVGPSQETAGEAGALDKSVLGEMETDVKSLIQRALRQLEECVGTVPPAPLLHTVHVLSAYASIEPLTGVFKDPRVLDLLMHMLSSPDYQIRWSAGRMMQALASHDAGTRTQILLSLSQQEAIEKHLDFDSRCALLALFAQATLSEHPMSFEGIQLPQVPGRLLFSLGKHYLYATSLLDQLNDSAAEPGGQNSSAPEELSGERGRLELEFSMAMGTLISELVQVMRWDWASSRQGPSARSSSSIFQPPLAGAGLGLPPAQAQDSLRRSRRFRPRSEFASGNTYALYVRDTLQPGMRVRMLDDYEEISAGDEGEFRQSNSGVPPVQVLWGSTGRTYWVHWHMLEILGFEEDVEDVVEADEYQGAVVSGAQGVALPSWRWKPMTELYATPYVLPEDEDTEENEHLTQAEWWELLFFIKKLDGPAHQEVLQILQENLDGEILDDEILAELAMPVELAQDLLLALLQRLDDSTLRDLLNCRVCRKYAPEALAGQPTYPSLLEAQAQPQESVDVARVKEEPLTPCPSSPLRHLVEGHGPAGKLVLDLEQALSSEGTQESEIKSLLRRLQRQPQPFLVLMQSLDTPAANKALHLAVLRILTRLVDFPEALLLPWHEAMDACMACLRSADTDREVLQELIFFLHHLASVSRDYAVVLNQLGARDAISKALEKQLGKLDLAQELRDMVSKCEKHAHLYQKLTTNILGGCIQMVLGQIEDHRRTHRPINIPFFDVFLRYLCQGSSVEVKEDKCWEKVEVSSNPHRASKLTDCNPKTYWESNGSTGSHYITLHMQQGVLIRQLTLLVASEDSSYMPARVVVFGGDGTSSPTTELNSVNVMPSASRVTLLENLNRFWPVIQIRIKRCQQDGIDTRIRGLEVLGPKPTFWPVFREQLCRHTRLFYMVRAQAWSQDIVEDRRSLLHLSSRLNGALRQEQNFADLFLPDNEAAQALGKTCWEALVSPLVQNITSPDEDGISPLGWLLDQYLECREAAPNPQSRTAAFSSRVRHLTHLLVHVEPCEAPAVVGATPHPKGRNRSHDWSSLATRGLPSSILKNLTRCWQAVVEEQVNTFLTSHWQDDDFVPRYCEHFNKLQKSSSELFGPRAAFLLALQNGCAGALLKLPFLKAAHVSEQFARHIDQRIQGSRIGGARGMEMLVQLQRCLETVLIFSSLEMATTFEHYYQHYMADRLLSLGSSWLEGAVLEQIGPCFPSRLPQQMLQSLSTSEELQRQFHVYQLQRLDQELLKLEDTEKEIQLGHKASGKEHERECEEEAKGAGAAAAADVAEEGEENEDLYYEGAMPEVSVLVLSPRCWPIASICHTLNPRTCLPSYLRGTLNRYSNFYDKSQSYPTVEQIPQRRLQWTWLGRAELQFGDQTLHVSTVQMWLLLYLNDFKEVSIESMLALSGLSPEMLNQAVGLLTSSRGPLDLHEQKDVPGGVLRIRDDSEEPRPRRGSVWLIPPQTYLKAEDEDGQDLEKRRNLLNCLVVRILKARGEQGLHIDQLVYLVLEAWQKGPCPPRGLVSSLGRGSACSSSDVLSSILHLLGKGTGPTCSSATSLQHFTSKELTNCGPTTWRVPVCHPVPVLPGVLSTQSSPTLRLWLGWFALIQPSREQS; encoded by the exons ATGGTGGGGGAACTCCGCTACAGGGAATTCAGAGTGCCCCTGGGGCCCAGCTTGCATGCCTATCCTGATGAGCTGATCCGCCAGCGAGTGGGCCACGATGGGCATCCTGAGTACCAGATCCGCTGGCTTATCCTGAGACATGAGGAGGATGGGGAAGGAGATCAAGCGGACTGCAAAGCTGAGCACATCCTGCTGTGGATGTCCAATGATGAGATCTATGCCAACTGCCACAAGATGCTGGGCAAGGATGGCCACGTTGTCGGGCCCTCCCAGGAgactgcaggggaggctggggctcTGGACAAATCTGTGCTGGGGGAGATGGAAACGGATGTGAAGTCCCTGATTCAGAGGGCCCTTCGGCAGCTGGAGGAGTGTGTGGGCACTGTCCCGCCTGCTCCTCTGCTCCACACTGTCCATGTGCTCAGCGCCTATGCCAGCATCGAGCCCCTCACTGGGGTCTTCAAAGACCCAAGGGTCCTGGACTTGCTCATGCACATGTTGAGTAGTCCCGATTATCAGATTCGCTGGAGCGCAGGCCGGATGATGCAAGCCCTGGCCTCTCACGATGCTG GGACCCGGACCCAGATCCTTCTGTCACTGAGCCAGCAAGAGGCCATTGAAAAACACCTGGATTTTGACAGCCGCTGTGCTCTTCTGGCTTTGTTTGCACAGGCCACACTCTCTGAACACCCCATGTCCTTCGAGGGCATTCAGCTGCCACAG GTCCCAGGAAGACTACTCTTCTCCCTGGGGAAGCACTATTTGTACGCTACCTCTCTCCTGGACCAACTGAATGACAGTGCTGCAGAACCAGGAGGCCAGAACAGCTCTGCTCCCGAGGAgttgagtggggagaggggtcgcCTGGAGCTGGAGTTCAGCATGGCCAtgggcaccctgatctcagagcTGGTGCAGGTCATGCGCTGGGACTGGGCCTCAAGCAGACAGGGGCCCTCGGCGCGGTCCTCCAGTTCCATCTTCCAGCCCCCGCTGGCAGGTGCAGGCCTCGGGCTGCCACCCGCCCAGGCCCAGGACTCCCTCAGGAGGTCAAGGCGGTTTCGCCCTCGCTCTGAGTTCGCAAGTGGCAACACCTACGCCTTGTATGTGCGGGATACACTGCAGCCCGGGATGCGAGTGCGGATGCTGGACGATTATGAGGAGATCAGTGCCGGGGACGAGGGCGAGTTCCGGCAGAGCAACAGTGGCGTGCCCCCCGTGCAG GTGCTGTGGGGATCGACAGGCCGCACCTATTGGGTACACTGGCACATGCTGGAGATTCTGGGTTTTGAAGAAGACGTCGAGGACGTGGTTGAGGCCGACGAGTACCAGGGGGCAGTGGTCAGTGGAGCCCAGGGTGTAG CCCTGCCCTCCTGGCGGTGGAAGCCCATGACAGAGCTCTACGCCACGCCCTACGTGCTACCTGaggatgaggacactgaggagaATGAACACCTGACCCAGGCTGAGTGGTGGGAGCTCCTCTTCTTCATCAAGAAGCTGGATGGACCTGCCCATCAGGAGGTTCTCCAGATCCTCCAGGAGAACCTGGATGGGGAG ATTCTGGATGACGAGATCCTGGCTGAGCTGGCCATGCCTGTGGAGTTGGCTCAGGACCTGTTGCTGGCTCTGCTACAGCGACTCGATGACAGCACTCTCAGGGACCTGCTTAACTGCCGTGTCTGCAGGAAATACGCGCCAGAGGCCCTGGCAGGGCAGCCAACTTACCCGTCTCTGCTGGAAGCCCAGGCTCAGCCTCAGGAATCAGTAGATGTGGCCAGAGTGAAAG AGGAGCCCCTGACGCCGTGCCCTAGCAGTCCCCTGCGACATCTGGTGGAGGGGCATGGGCCAGCTGGGAAACTTGTGCTGGATCTGGAGCAAGCCCTCAGCTCCGAGGGGACCCAGGAGAGCGAGATCAAGTCACTGCTGCGGAGGCTGCAGCGGcagccccagcccttcctggTGCTGATGCAGAGCCTGGACACTCCAGCGGCCAACAAGGCCCTGCACCTGGCCGTTCTGAG aATCCTGACGCGGTTGGTGGACTTCCCCGAAGCACTGCTGCTCCCCTGGCACGAGGCGATGGATGCCTGCATGGCCTGCCTGCGGTCCGCGGACACAGACCGGGAG GTACTCCAGGAACTGATCTTCTTCCTGCACCACCTGGCCTCGGTGAGCAGGGACTATGCCGTGGTGCTGAATCAGCTGGGAGCCCGAGATGCCATCTCCAAGGCCCTGGAAAAGCAGCTGGGAAAGCTGGACCTGGCTCAGGAGCTGCGGGACATGGTGTCCAAGTGTGAGAAGCATGCCCACCTCTATCAGAAACTCACCACCAACATCCTGGGAGGCTGCATCCAG ATGGTGCTGGGTCAGATCGAAGACCACAGACGGACCCACCGACCCATCAACATCCCCTTCTTTGACGTGTTCCTCAGATATCTGTGCCAGG gCTCCAGTGTGGAAGTGAAGGAGGACAAGTGCTGGGAGAAGGTGGAGGTGTCCTCCAACCCGCACCGGGCCAGCAAGCTGACGGACTGCAACCCCAAGACCTACTGGGAGTCCAACGGCAGCACCGGCTCCCACTACATCACCCTGCACATGCAGCAGGGCGTCCTCATCAG gcagctgactctGCTGGTGGCTAGTGAAGACTCGAGCTACATGCCggccagggtggtggtgttcgGGGGCGACGGCACCAGCTCTCCTACCACAGAACTCAACTCG GTGAATGTGATGCCCTCCGCCAGCCGGGTGACCCTCCTGGAGAACCTGAACCGCTTCTGGCCCGTCATCCAGATTCGCATAAAGCGCTGCCAGCAG GATGGTATCGACACGCGCATTCGAGGGCTGGAGGTCCTGGGCCCCAAACCCACGTTCTGGCCAGTGTTCCGGGAGCAGCTGTGTCGCCACACACGCCTCTTCTACATGGTTCGGGCACAGGCCTGGAGCCAGGACATAGTGGAGGACCGCAGGAGCCTCCTGCACCTGAGTTCCAG ACTCAATGGGGCTCTGCGCCAGGAGCAGAACTTTGCCGATCTCTTCCTCCCTGACAACGAAGCGGCCCAAGCACTGGGCAAGACCTGCTGGGAGGCCCTGGTCAGCCCCCTGGTGCAGAACATCACCTCCCCTG ATGAGGATGGCATCAGCCCTCTGGGCTGGCTGCTGGACCAGTACCTGGAGTGTCGCGAGGCTGCTCCCAACCCCCAGAGCCGCACGGCAGCCTTctcctcaagggtgcgtcacctCACCCACCTGCTGGTGCACGTGGAGCCCTGTGAGGCGCCTGCCGTGGTGGGGGCCACTCCTCATCCCA agggcagaaacAGAAGCCACGACTGGAGCTCCCTGGCTACTCGGGGGCTTCCCAGTAGCATCCTGAAAAACCTGACCCGCTGTTGGCAGGCTGTGGTGGaggagcag gtGAACACTTTTCTGACCTCACACTGGCAGGACGATGACTTCGTGCCGCGCTACTGCGAACACTTCAATAAGCTGCAGAAGTCGAGCTCTGAGCTGTTCGGGCCACGGGCGGCTTTCTTGCTGGCGCTGCAGAACGGCTGTGCTGGGGCCTTGCTGAAGCTCCCTTTTCTCAAAGCTGCTCAT GTGAGTGAGCAGTTTGCCCGGCACATCGACCAGCGGATCCAGGGCAGCCGGATTGGTGGGGCCCGGGGGATGGAGATGTTAGTGCAATTGCAGCGGTGCCTAGAAACTGTCCTGATTTTCTCCAGCCTGGAGATGGCCACCACATTCGAGCATTACTACCA GCACTACATGGCGGACCGTCTCCTGAGCCTGGGGTCCAGCTGGCTGGAGGGGGCCGTGCTGGAGCAGATCGGTCCCTGCTTCCCCAGCCGCCTCCCCCAGCAGATGCTGCAGAGCCTGAGCACCTCCGAGGAGCTGCAGCGCCAGTTCCACGTCTACCAGCTCCAGCGGCTCGATCAGGAACTCCTGAAGCtggaggacacagagaaagaaatacag CTGGGCCATAAGGCCAGTGGCAAGGAGCATGAGAGAGAGTGTGAAGAGGAAGCCAAGGGAGCTGGAGCAGCAGCGGCCGCAGATGTGgcggaagaaggggaggagaacgAGGACCTCTACTATGAGGGGGCAATGCCAGAAGTGTCTGTGCTAGTCTTGTCACCACGCTGCTGGCCCATTGCCTCCATCTGCCACACACTGAACCCCCGAACCTGCCTGCCCTCCTACCTGAGGGGCACTTTGAACCGATACTCCAACTTCTACGACAAGA GTCAGAGCTACCCCACCGTAGAGCAGATCCCACAGAGGCGGCTGCAGTGGACGTGGCTGGGCCGGGCTGAGCTGCAGTTTGGGGACCAGACCCTGCACGTGTCCACCGTGCAGATGTGGCTGCTGCTGTATCTCAATGACTTCAAG GAAGTCTCCATAGAAAGTATGCTGGCGCTCTCAGGGCTCTCTCCAGAGATGCTGAATCAGGCAGTTGGGCTCCTCACCTCTTCGAGAGGCCCCCTGGACCTTCATGAGCAAAAGGATGTCCCAGGAG GTGTGCTCAGGATTCGAGATGACAGCGaggagcccaggcccaggagggGCAGTGTGTGGCTCATCCCACCTCAGACCTACCTGAAAGCTGAAGATGAAGATGGCCAGGACCTGGAGAAGAGACGGAACCTTCTGAACTGCCTCGTTGTCCGAATCCTCAAGGCCCGGGGGGAGCAGGGGCTGCACATCGATCAGCTTGTCTATCTG GTGCTGGAGGCTTGGCAGAAGGGCCCATGTCCTCCCAGGGGTTTGGtcagcagcctggggagggggtcTGCCTGCAGCAGTAGCGATGTCCTGTCCTCCATCCTGCACCTCCTGGGCAAGGGCACG GGACCTACCTGCTCATCTGCAACAAGTCTCCAGCATTTCACAAGCAAAGAACTCACCAACTGTGGCCCCACAACTTGGCGTGTTCCTGTCTGCCATCCAGTTCCTGTGTTGCCTGGTGTCCTTAGCACACAATCTAGCCCCACCCTCAGACTCTGGCTTGGCTGGTTTGCCCTCATTCAGCCATCCAGGGAGCAGTCTTGA